ATAGTTCAGTATGTGCAATGTGACTGCAGCCCAAGGCTATGGAATAAGGAAATGTATAGTTCAGTATGTGCAATGTGACTGCAGCCCAAGGCTATGGAATAAGGAATGTATAGTTCAGTATGTGCAATGTGACTGCAGCCCAAGGCTATGGAATAAGGAATGTATAGTTCAGTATGTGCACTGAAAACAGCTTACACCGAGGCACACATGAGCATGCCGCACGACTCGATGCCGCGCATCTTGACGGGCTTCAGGTTGCACAGAAACACGCCCAGACGATCCTGCAGATCCTCCATGGGCACTAACCCCGCCAGCCCACTGATGATGGTGCGCGGAGTTTTCTCCCCTAGATCCACCATCTCGATGTACAGGCTGTCCGCCTCCGGATGCTGTTGACACAGTAGGTAAACATCCGTCAGTGGAATGTGCATCAGTTAGAAATAAGTCAGAGGAATGTGTGTCAGATTTTTCGCTGTGACCTTGGGATTTTTATCCCACACTTGCGTGCACACAGGGATGTTCAGATACAGAAGAGAGTCTGAACGAAGTTGACTTTTGGAAATAAATTCCTCGCtaaacgtggggatcgaacccacgccgattaCGACAACTGGTTTCAAAGCCACCCCCGCTAACGACTCGAAGCCACGCCGATTACGACAACTGGTTTCAAAGCCACCACCGCTAACGACTGAACTATCTCCCCACCCATAATAACATAACAACAGTCAGAGAGATTGGCTGCTTTGATTCTCTGCTCTTAGCGGTACAAGCATGTGATGAGGACAGTTCTGTGAGAGAATAACAATGAACTCTGACCTTCTTGACACTGGTGATCTTGCCCACTTTCAGGTCCAGTCTGGCCGGCGTGATCTCGTCATCACCCCCACCACCCGCTGCCGGGGCGCCCTCTGCTTCTGCACATCACCATGGCAACGACAACACATTAGTTATAATTAACAACATGACAGGCAGAAGTGAGATGTTCAAGGTAAAAGTCATCAGAAATCACTTGCAAATTCAACACTAACGACACTAAACTCTGCAGGAAATGAGGAAGCCATGGAAGCttatttctttcgaatacatcactTCAATTTAAataataggagttaccttaccATTGAGTGATAGACTTAGAAAGCGTCCCTAATCACCAGTCAGAAaacacagtcactcactctaTATTTGTGTCAGTTGACCATTAGGGAGAGTAGCTTCCCCTGCCGGTAGTGTCTCTCCACGTATGTCTACCTGCCTGGAACCATCAGTGCAACacgtggggttccactgtgttaGAACCCATGTCACTTGAATTAAAATAAAGTGTGAAATAAAGCTCACTCTTTTTCACGACAGGGTAGGCCTTGGCGACCAGTTTCTTCATATCGGGCGTCTCGAACTCTGCCCTGATCGGAGCCAGTAGACAGTTGAGGTAACCCTCCACCGCACTCTTCAGGTCTGCAGGGTGCAGCTCCTACAATGGAGTGATCGCACAGTGGACAGAAAGCAAAGACAACATGACCATGAGACAACATGACCATGAGACAACAGCCACCGAGACGCACACACAGTAGaaccaacaaattaaaactGTCAAATAATCAGAAACAATAGAATAGACAGAATAAGTAACATTGAAGTTAGAACCAACATAACtgaacagacacatacacacacacaaacacaaccacacacacacacacacacacatacacacacacacacacatacatacacacaaacacacgaacacacacaaagagatacacacacacacacacagacacagacacagacacaaacacacacacacctacctcTTTTGCAAAGGTCTGCTCCAGGTCTTCGAACTTGGAAAACCTGAGGTCACCTCCATTGTCAGGTGCACGCTTCACGGTGAATTCTGCAAGATACACACATTGTCAGGTGCACGCTTCACGGTGAATTCTGCAAGATGCTAGAGCCAGcgtgctaccaactgagctacgtcgcCGCCTGCCAAATTTATTCAGACGGTAAATTCAACAATCTTCTCCAAATGAAGACCTCaaattaagacttcctccatgttaaagaccttgttttctcagactttctgttcataacctccgtAAGTGtacccccttttcaagaccccctcctttttaagacctgattttctcagatgtttggaggtATTAAAAGGGTGGCTCCAATGTACTTTACTGTAATTTCAGTAAATTCTTCAAGGAAATTCTGGCTGTTATAGCTCGTGATAGCGTAATACTCTGCCTACCCATTGAGCTACGTTCCCGCCTGTCAAATTGATGCAGACGGTAAATTCAGCTATGTTCTCCACACGGGCCTTACCTTTGCCATCCACGACGCGCAGTGGGAAGAGGACGTGTTTGCAGAAAGACAGGACGCCGTTGTCCGCCACGTTGCCCGGCTCACAGAACGCTttcttcaacttcttcttcACCTGTGCAGGTGAGTCGAGCAGGTCGATCTTGGAGTCCTCGTCTGACGAGCTCATCTTGGTGCCCGTCAGTCCAGGTACTGAAACACAACACAGGGGAAAATGTTTGGTTCAGATGTAACTGCTTGCCTACATGTGTACTGCAACTtaaagtgtgtgagtgtgtaggcCCCCCTGGCTCCCCCCCTCCAAATAAACAAATTGTGTGGTTACTGCGCACCCTAAACTTTAAAATcactattttgttttattttatgctggTGGTCTACCTAAGTAAGCGAATGTCCGAATGTGAGTGAACGTATGAGTTTGCACCCCCAAACCTCTTGCAAGAGAGAAGAATAATCAAACATGAAGCCTCGTAATTTATTCTTGTACACATGCACTGATGCAGCTTGAACGTCCTAAAACACGTCACTTACCCATGGGGTTCATCAGGTGTATCCTCTTCTGGTATCCAAGGTGTGGCAGGTACTGCAAGAAAAAGGCACAGTATTGTACACCTGGgctcgtcgaacgctgaagaagaagtacaCCTGGGCTCAAGGTTTGTTCAAACACACATTTATCTGCATCTTGGCTGTTCATTGTTACATTAAAACTACATAGGCGCTATAAACTTGCACTATTTTATCAATTTTCAGCCAGGCCAGAATGATTCCTTATGTGTGAAGAGTATCATTCTTCAATGTTGACATGTCAGTGTAATTGTTGACATGTCAGTGTAATTGTTGACATGTCAGTGTAATTGTTGACATGTCAGTGTAATTGTTGACATGTCAGTGTAATTGTTGACATGTCAGTGTAATTGTTGACATGTCAGTGTAATTGTTGACATGTCAGTGTAATTGTTGACATGTCAGTGTAATTGTTGACATGTCAGTGTAATTGTTGACATGTCAGTGTAATTGTTGACATGTCAGTGTAATTGTTGACATGTCAGTGTAATTGTTGACATGTCAGTGTAATTGTTGACATGTCAGTGTAATTGTTGACATGTCAGTGTAATTGTTGACATGTCAGTGTAATTGTTGACATGTCAGTGTAATTGTTGACATGTCAGTGTAATTGTGCTCCAAGCCTCCGCACAGCGCAATCAACAAAGGTCTGACAAAAGCATTCACTATAAAATGTCATCATcatctcatcatcatcagtccCCTGACTAGAAGAGGCAGAAACCCTTCTGCAAGCTGTTCTGTTGGGGACCATCATCAGAAGGTCAAGAAAAGCTCATCTGTGTCCATTCTTTCACGTTGTAAGACCAGCTTTGTCTTTTATAGCTTTAGTAAAATGTAGATTCAACTGATCTTCCCAGCTGCATAGTATTAGTAAGTAACCTAAATACATACCTTTTCAACAAAGTTTATCAGTGTgagacaaaaaaaaagtctaccTTTTCAGCAAAGGTGAAGATCTTGCGCTGGTCCACCCCACCGAACTGAGCGTCCACCTTGAGGTACTCTTCATCCAGAGCCTGCACAAACATGACACAGCTATCAGATGACACAGCTATCAGATGACACAGCTATCAGATGACACAGCTATCAGATGACACAGCTATCAGATGACACAGCTATCAGATGACACAGCTATCAGATGACACAGCTATCAGACACTGTATTCTCTATGTGTTGCAAGATTAGACGCACATGTGTATGTACGCTTCGAGACTGTATTTAAGGCATGAATATGCCATTCATGCAGCCAACATTTTGACAGCATTTTCATGTTGTGAAAGAGcactttattttctgcaaaaatgTGCAACAAATGTTGtgaacaattaaaaaaacaagttgggccaaacatgcacacaaagtTGGCGAATAGGCGGGAATGAATCTCCGTCTTGTCTGTCACCCTCATGTTCATCAAGGTGTTGCTGCTATCATACCATCAATACAGCTAAAAGTATCTTACTGCTGTTTTCAGGACGACTTTGCTGCTATCTCTATACAGTGTTTTCAGGACGACTTTGCTGCTATCTCTATACAGTGTTACCCCCCTTggaagaccccccaatttaagacttcctcctttataagaccctGACGttttagactttctgttcataagctctgtaaatGACCTCCTATTTAAGActacccctttttaagacctgattttctcagattagtttaaggtcttaaaagggggctcCTCTGTTCTGAACACTGATGTGTGTGCCTACCTGTAAACACACTGTACTGAACACTGATGTGTGTGCCTACCTGTAGACACactgtacttcttcttcttctgcgttcgtgggctgaaactctcatgtacactcgtgtttttaaacgagtggaattttacgtgtatgaccgtttttaccccgccatttaggcagccatacgctgttttcggaggaagcatgctgggtattttcgtgtttctataacccaccgaactctgacatggattacaggatctttttcatgcgcacttggtcttgtgcttgcgtgtacacacgggggtgttcggacaccgaggagagtctgcacacaaagttgactctgagaaataaatctctcgccgaacgtggggacgaactcacgctgacagcggccaactggatacaaatccagcgcgctaccgactaagctacatccccgcccacacacTGTTCTGAACACTGATGTGTGTGCCTACCTGTAGACCCGGGTAGAGCAGGCCGCTGAGCAAGGGATGACTGACTTGTTTCACCACCTCCGCTCCCGCCTTCTTTGCGTCGTGCTCCGTCACGCTAGACGACAGACGGTACACGTCTAGTGTGTACTCCCTGCACAAAGAACGACACAAAGTGACATTCATTCCTCTCTCAAACAAAAGGCACATACGTGTATTTCTCCTGGTTATCATCTTTGTTTGGTGACTGAGTCCTGTAGTGTTTGGGGAACAAAAGTACAGCAATCAAACTTTTCGTTTGTGATCTTCACCTACAATGTAAAAGTAAGTCAAAAGTATTACTCTTCAGGATTAGGAAACTGCATCAGCCATATGAAAAAGGGCAGTGTTTCATACAAGGTAGACTCCATTTTAATCTATATTTAAGAATGAAAATCTTTATTATGAAAGAGAAGAAGCCTAAATAAaaacaggtttgtttgtttgcttaacgcccagccgaccatgaagggccatatcagggcagtaTAAAAACAGGTAAAATGGACAGATACAATATAAACAACAAGCAACATATCAAAAAGTTGAATCACCAAGATTAATTTTGTCATTATTCATTGCCTCGCCAGCATCTTGCAAGCGAGTTTTGTCAACAATGTTGAAATAAGTTCATCATGTGTATCAGAagtatatgtccgtctgtctacttcaaagaccactgggttgacgtactgtaaatataaccttttgttttgtcataaattaaacgtttcaaTAACCTAACATTCTTGTTCTTTGAT
The sequence above is a segment of the Littorina saxatilis isolate snail1 linkage group LG3, US_GU_Lsax_2.0, whole genome shotgun sequence genome. Coding sequences within it:
- the LOC138963286 gene encoding tyrosine--tRNA ligase, cytoplasmic-like — encoded protein: MATENGAAALSPEEKLTLIKRNLQETLGEDKLLQVLKERDVKIYWGTATTGKPHIAYFVPMSKVADFLKAGCEVTILFADLHAYLDNMKAPWELLELRVKYYEAAIKAMLTSIGVPLDKLKFIKGTEFQLSREYTLDVYRLSSSVTEHDAKKAGAEVVKQVSHPLLSGLLYPGLQALDEEYLKVDAQFGGVDQRKIFTFAEKYLPHLGYQKRIHLMNPMVPGLTGTKMSSSDEDSKIDLLDSPAQVKKKLKKAFCEPGNVADNGVLSFCKHVLFPLRVVDGKEFTVKRAPDNGGDLRFSKFEDLEQTFAKEELHPADLKSAVEGYLNCLLAPIRAEFETPDMKKLVAKAYPVVKKKAEGAPAAGGGGDDEITPARLDLKVGKITSVKKHPEADSLYIEMVDLGEKTPRTIISGLAGLVPMEDLQDRLGVFLCNLKPVKMRGIESCGMLMCASVDEPRAVEPLMPPAGSAPGERVFVEGYESGTPDEKLNPKKKVWEKLQPDLRTSAECVAEWQGSSLMTKLGAVTCTSLKGAPIK